A window from Agrobacterium tumefaciens encodes these proteins:
- a CDS encoding ABC transporter permease translates to MRRLILGHTTEFTLLVVMVLLCTGLSFATDRFLTISNAFDVLNVSAVNIIFAVGLLVVLISGGIDISFAVAASVVQYVTVLALNALGGGNWAEGFIIAGAVGLGLGFVNAFLVWRLNIISIVATISTFNIFFGLLMFFTKGVSIYDLPEWLSTRVVFYEREMPDGSWVELTLPVVVMILCCVATWFMISRTTVGRKLYAFGDNPEGARRFGINIGAMHYISFGWLGLMAGIAGLMQAHYAQEVVPNALYGRELDVLAATVLGGARLGGGKGSVIGCVLGVLMVSITQNGLNLMGVSPFAFKMIVGAIILAAITLSSTRFDKLLPSALRTSTKKGSAQR, encoded by the coding sequence ATGCGTAGGCTCATCCTCGGACATACGACCGAATTCACCCTGCTTGTGGTCATGGTCCTGCTCTGCACGGGGCTGTCCTTCGCCACCGACCGGTTCCTCACCATTTCGAACGCCTTCGATGTGCTGAATGTCTCGGCGGTCAACATCATCTTCGCGGTCGGCCTGCTCGTCGTGCTGATTTCAGGCGGCATCGACATCTCCTTCGCCGTTGCCGCCTCCGTCGTTCAATATGTCACGGTGCTGGCGCTCAATGCGCTCGGCGGCGGCAATTGGGCGGAAGGTTTCATCATCGCCGGTGCCGTCGGCCTCGGCCTCGGTTTCGTCAACGCCTTTCTGGTCTGGCGGCTCAACATCATCTCCATCGTCGCGACCATCTCCACCTTCAACATCTTCTTCGGCCTGTTGATGTTCTTCACCAAGGGCGTGTCGATCTATGACCTGCCGGAATGGCTTTCGACGCGCGTGGTGTTTTACGAGCGCGAGATGCCCGATGGTTCCTGGGTCGAATTGACGCTGCCCGTCGTGGTCATGATCCTCTGCTGCGTTGCCACCTGGTTCATGATTTCCCGTACCACTGTTGGACGCAAGCTTTATGCTTTCGGTGACAATCCGGAAGGCGCGCGCCGCTTTGGCATCAATATCGGCGCCATGCATTACATTTCCTTCGGCTGGCTCGGCCTGATGGCGGGTATTGCCGGGCTCATGCAGGCGCATTACGCGCAGGAGGTCGTGCCCAACGCGCTTTATGGTCGCGAACTGGATGTGCTTGCTGCCACCGTGCTTGGCGGCGCGCGGCTTGGCGGTGGCAAGGGTTCGGTGATCGGCTGCGTGCTCGGGGTCTTGATGGTGTCGATAACCCAGAACGGCCTCAACCTGATGGGCGTATCGCCCTTTGCCTTCAAGATGATCGTCGGTGCCATCATTCTCGCCGCAATCACGCTGTCCTCCACCCGCTTCGACAAGCTTCTGCCGAGTGCGCTCCGCACGTCCACGAAAAAGGGGAGCGCCCAGCGGTGA